From Microcystis aeruginosa NIES-2549, a single genomic window includes:
- a CDS encoding B12-binding domain-containing radical SAM protein, protein MKALLLYPEFPQSFWSYDRFMEIAGLKATIPPLGIITVAALLPQNWEIRFYDRNVNPETEADWEWCELVILSAMLVQKPDFQALIQKAVQLGKKVAVGGPYPTSVPQDALDSGANYLILDEGELTVPLFLEAIAQGQSQGIFRSGDKPDVTLSPIPRFDLLQRDDYLMMAVQFSRGCPFNCEFCDIISLYGRKPRTKEPSQTLAELQTLYDLGWRGSLFIVDDNFIGNQRNVKRFLRDLIPWMKQHDYPFTFITEASVNLAEDDELLSLMAEAGFYSVFLGIETPDQDSLQVTRKLQNTRNPLVEACRKINAAGLLIYAGFILGFDGERSGAGERIQAFVEETSIPQPMLGILQSLPNTALWHRLQQEQRLVEGDSIHPTGDQNSLMNFIPTRPIAEIAREYVEGFWTLYEPSHYLRRCFQQCLGLGLQSKHKQTMQFPVGKGLRLITQLIWHQGIRRGNIRGQFWRQLWTIWQKKPQVLNLYLGLCAAGEHFWEYRALARERITQQLGYDPLEVSGRPNQN, encoded by the coding sequence ATGAAAGCCCTGTTACTCTACCCTGAGTTTCCCCAGTCTTTCTGGTCTTACGATCGCTTTATGGAAATCGCGGGACTGAAAGCCACCATTCCACCCCTCGGCATCATTACTGTCGCCGCCCTCCTCCCCCAAAACTGGGAGATTCGATTTTATGATCGCAACGTCAATCCTGAAACAGAAGCCGATTGGGAGTGGTGTGAGTTGGTTATCCTCTCTGCCATGTTAGTCCAGAAGCCAGATTTTCAAGCTCTGATTCAAAAAGCCGTGCAGTTAGGCAAAAAAGTCGCCGTTGGCGGTCCCTACCCCACCTCTGTCCCCCAGGATGCCCTGGATTCTGGAGCGAACTATCTCATTTTGGATGAGGGAGAGTTAACCGTTCCCCTGTTTTTGGAGGCGATCGCTCAAGGTCAAAGCCAGGGAATTTTCCGCTCTGGGGACAAGCCAGACGTGACCCTCAGCCCCATCCCCCGCTTTGACCTACTTCAGCGAGACGATTACTTAATGATGGCAGTGCAGTTCTCTCGCGGCTGTCCTTTTAACTGCGAATTTTGCGACATTATTTCCCTCTACGGGCGCAAACCTCGTACTAAAGAGCCGAGTCAGACTTTAGCAGAATTGCAGACTCTCTACGACCTAGGCTGGCGCGGTTCGTTGTTCATCGTCGATGACAACTTTATTGGCAATCAGCGCAACGTCAAACGCTTTCTCAGAGACTTGATTCCCTGGATGAAGCAGCACGACTATCCCTTCACCTTTATTACTGAAGCCTCGGTCAATTTGGCAGAGGATGATGAATTGTTAAGCCTGATGGCTGAGGCGGGGTTTTATTCTGTCTTTCTGGGGATTGAAACTCCTGACCAAGATAGTCTGCAAGTGACGCGCAAACTGCAAAATACTCGCAATCCACTGGTGGAAGCCTGTCGTAAGATTAATGCAGCCGGTTTGCTAATCTATGCTGGATTTATCTTGGGGTTTGATGGAGAGCGCTCTGGTGCGGGGGAAAGGATTCAAGCCTTTGTGGAAGAAACCAGTATTCCTCAGCCCATGTTAGGAATTCTCCAATCTTTGCCGAATACGGCTCTTTGGCATCGTCTCCAGCAAGAACAGCGTTTAGTTGAGGGTGACAGCATCCATCCGACGGGAGATCAGAATAGCTTGATGAATTTTATCCCCACCCGCCCGATTGCCGAAATTGCCAGAGAGTATGTCGAAGGCTTCTGGACGCTGTACGAACCCAGCCACTATCTCCGACGCTGTTTCCAACAATGTCTCGGTCTGGGTTTGCAGTCAAAACACAAGCAAACCATGCAATTTCCCGTGGGTAAGGGGTTACGGCTAATTACCCAGTTAATCTGGCATCAGGGTATCCGCCGAGGGAACATTCGGGGACAGTTTTGGCGGCAATTATGGACGATTTGGCAAAAAAAGCCCCAAGTTCTCAATCTCTATTTAGGTCTGTGCGCGGCGGGAGAACATTTTTGGGAGTACCGGGCCTTAGCCAGAGAACGGATTACTCAACAACTAGGCTACGATCCCTTAGAAGTTTCTGGTCGTCCCAACCAGAACTGA
- a CDS encoding RRXRR domain-containing protein translates to MARVPVISKDGKPLMPTKPSRARRWIKEGKAIGKFNDLDRAG, encoded by the coding sequence ATGGCAAGAGTTCCTGTTATCTCAAAAGACGGAAAACCGTTGATGCCCACCAAACCCAGTCGGGCCAGACGGTGGATTAAGGAAGGAAAAGCTATCGGTAAATTCAACGACTTAGATAGGGCTGGCTGA
- a CDS encoding RNA-guided endonuclease InsQ/TnpB family protein encodes MKLVQKHLIKFNHKNYSVIDKLGFLSKNLYNCAVYLNRQVFFSHQPFLTMTELHHALKMSPDYQALPAKVSQLVLKQVEKTFKSYQKAKEQYKKSPDKFTGEPKLPRYKDKEKGRNVLTYNYQAISKKALKQGLIKLSGTNLEFKTNLKEVLEVRIIPKLGAYCLEIVYEQPSSSSQEGERYAFIDLGLNNLAAVTSNIPEFQPTLVCGKALKSCNQKYNKTLAKLKSELPSLQKTSKRIQGLTLKRNCKVDYYLHTASKYIIDKLLAHQINLLVIGHNQGWKQNINIGDRNNQSFVNIPHSRLIEQLTYKANLVGIEVKTTNESYTSKCSFLDLESIQKQKSYLGKRIKRGLFRSSSGYFYGADINGSLNIGRKVVGEAAFSGNPIERFVVNPVRVKAYKANSRCNICVQN; translated from the coding sequence ATGAAATTAGTTCAAAAACATCTAATTAAATTTAATCACAAAAATTATTCAGTAATTGATAAATTAGGATTTTTATCGAAGAATCTGTATAATTGTGCTGTTTATTTAAACCGTCAAGTTTTCTTTTCACATCAACCATTTTTAACAATGACTGAGTTACATCATGCCTTAAAAATGAGTCCAGATTATCAAGCCTTACCCGCCAAAGTAAGTCAGTTAGTATTAAAGCAAGTAGAAAAAACCTTTAAATCCTACCAAAAAGCGAAAGAACAATACAAAAAATCGCCAGATAAATTTACAGGAGAGCCTAAGTTGCCAAGATACAAAGACAAGGAAAAAGGTAGAAACGTTTTAACTTATAACTATCAAGCCATTTCTAAAAAAGCGTTGAAGCAAGGTTTAATCAAGCTATCAGGGACTAATTTAGAATTTAAAACTAATTTAAAGGAAGTATTAGAGGTCAGGATTATTCCTAAATTGGGTGCTTATTGTTTAGAGATTGTCTATGAACAACCATCCTCATCAAGTCAAGAGGGAGAAAGATATGCTTTTATCGATTTAGGCTTAAATAACCTAGCTGCTGTTACCTCTAATATTCCCGAATTTCAGCCAACTTTAGTATGTGGAAAAGCCTTAAAATCCTGCAATCAAAAGTACAACAAGACACTAGCTAAACTCAAATCGGAATTACCCAGTCTACAGAAGACCAGTAAAAGAATACAAGGTTTAACTTTAAAGCGTAATTGCAAGGTGGATTATTACCTCCACACCGCTAGTAAATATATTATTGATAAATTACTAGCTCATCAAATTAACCTTTTAGTTATTGGTCATAATCAAGGCTGGAAACAAAACATTAATATTGGAGATAGAAATAACCAGTCATTCGTAAATATTCCTCATTCAAGGTTGATCGAACAACTTACCTATAAAGCAAATTTAGTAGGAATAGAGGTCAAAACAACTAATGAAAGCTATACCTCTAAATGTAGTTTCTTAGACTTAGAGTCTATTCAAAAGCAAAAAAGCTATTTAGGCAAGAGAATTAAAAGAGGACTATTCAGAAGCTCGTCGGGTTATTTCTATGGAGCAGATATTAATGGTTCCTTAAATATTGGAAGAAAGGTAGTCGGAGAGGCCGCCTTTAGCGGGAATCCGATAGAGAGGTTCGTAGTTAACCCAGTACGGGTCAAAGCGTACAAAGCTAATTCTAGATGCAATATTTGCGTACAGAATTAG
- a CDS encoding IS607 family transposase gives MKLSDYAKKKGISYDTAWRMWNRGQLQGERLPTGTIIIFEDDRSCGENKVAIYARVSSSENQSNLETQAKRLEAYCIAKGYQIVRVVKEVGSGVNDHRKLLLKLLEQTDYNLIVVEHKDRLSRVGFNYLKVLLNQTNRDIEVVNLAEERKDDLMEDFVSIITSFCARLYSLRRRNRKTECLIKCLEENDEISSKTSN, from the coding sequence ATAAAACTATCAGATTATGCTAAGAAAAAAGGGATCAGTTATGACACTGCTTGGAGAATGTGGAATCGAGGGCAGTTACAAGGAGAACGTCTTCCTACAGGAACAATTATTATTTTTGAAGATGACCGTTCTTGCGGTGAAAATAAAGTAGCTATTTATGCGCGAGTTTCTAGTTCAGAAAATCAATCTAACTTAGAGACTCAGGCAAAAAGATTGGAAGCTTATTGTATTGCGAAAGGCTATCAAATTGTTCGAGTAGTTAAAGAAGTAGGAAGTGGAGTCAATGATCATCGAAAGCTATTATTAAAACTTCTAGAACAAACTGATTATAATTTGATTGTCGTAGAACATAAAGATCGTTTAAGCAGAGTAGGGTTTAATTATCTGAAAGTTCTTTTAAATCAAACAAATAGAGATATAGAGGTCGTTAATCTAGCAGAAGAAAGAAAAGACGATTTAATGGAAGACTTCGTGAGCATAATTACCTCATTTTGCGCTCGATTATACTCATTAAGACGACGAAATAGAAAGACAGAATGTTTAATTAAATGCCTTGAGGAGAATGATGAAATTAGTTCAAAAACATCTAATTAA
- a CDS encoding transglutaminase-like domain-containing protein, whose amino-acid sequence MLKYELGCELTYSIEQASTLILNVAIVSNNHQIIVQEDLHSNSQRSIEEYITSVSGNRYFRLNAPPGNLQISYRATVGLSPYYSDPSTIFEVKPADLPLDILYYLYPSRYCQSDRLLRFVAAEFGHLVPGYSRVTAICNWIYDNVLYLSGSSDSLTSACDTAIERVGVCRDFAHLGIAFCRALNIPARFVSGYAYGLNPPDFHAWFEAYLGGRWYLFDPTRLVPQSGLIRVGTGRDAADVSFATIFGQVQMNQMRLFMDYLPDAKPISENILIPTTEAIAIS is encoded by the coding sequence ATGCTAAAGTATGAGCTTGGCTGTGAATTAACCTACAGCATTGAGCAAGCAAGCACTCTAATTCTTAATGTTGCTATTGTCAGCAACAACCATCAGATTATTGTTCAGGAAGACCTCCATTCTAACTCTCAACGGTCGATTGAGGAATACATCACTTCTGTCAGTGGAAACCGATACTTTCGACTCAATGCCCCTCCTGGCAATTTGCAAATTTCCTATCGAGCAACCGTTGGCTTATCTCCTTATTATTCAGACCCCAGTACGATTTTTGAAGTAAAGCCGGCCGATTTACCCCTCGATATCTTGTACTATCTTTATCCGAGTCGTTACTGTCAGTCAGATCGATTATTGCGCTTTGTCGCGGCTGAATTTGGCCATTTAGTCCCTGGTTATTCCAGGGTGACAGCTATCTGTAACTGGATTTATGACAATGTTTTGTATCTCTCTGGTAGCAGTGATTCTTTAACTTCTGCTTGCGATACAGCGATAGAACGGGTAGGCGTTTGTCGTGATTTTGCCCATTTAGGTATTGCTTTTTGTCGGGCTTTGAATATTCCAGCACGCTTTGTTTCCGGCTACGCCTATGGTTTAAATCCCCCCGATTTTCATGCCTGGTTTGAGGCTTATCTAGGGGGTCGCTGGTATCTTTTCGATCCTACCCGCCTTGTGCCTCAGAGCGGGCTAATTCGCGTTGGCACAGGACGAGATGCAGCCGATGTTTCTTTTGCCACTATTTTTGGTCAGGTACAAATGAATCAGATGAGGCTTTTTATGGACTACTTACCCGATGCCAAGCCGATTTCCGAGAATATTTTGATACCGACAACAGAGGCGATCGCCATCTCTTGA
- a CDS encoding glycosyltransferase, whose translation MDLMSITLVVRWLIGWGLMWRLPRLPDLSVVDSPKVSVLIPARNEESTLPNLLTALKQQTFKPYEIIVIDDQSADATPQIAEQAGVKVVQTSPLPTGWTGKNWALKTGYAASSGDILVFLDADTEPGEELLRRLVATVQHLGGLVSVQPYHRTERPYELLAVLFNLVGLMAVKLGARGGVAFGPAMATSKDDYERVGGHDAVAGYVVEDWFMAHIYESAGLPVSAYIGHGQLDYRMYPGGLRDLVVGFDKNFATAAGEVSWLRMLAVVFWLSGLFWAAWCLPASLFGWPIVGNSSLLYNVLLYLAFAIQLAIIVWPVGSFGAIVFFFPIPVAFFIAVFLLAILNLERGQIEWKGRRISTRWQGE comes from the coding sequence ATGGATCTGATGTCCATCACACTGGTGGTGCGTTGGCTAATAGGCTGGGGATTGATGTGGCGGTTGCCGCGACTTCCAGACCTTTCAGTCGTCGATTCGCCTAAAGTCTCGGTCTTGATTCCGGCGAGGAATGAAGAGAGTACCCTCCCTAATTTGCTAACAGCCTTAAAGCAGCAAACATTCAAGCCCTACGAAATCATTGTCATCGATGACCAGTCCGCCGATGCTACCCCACAGATCGCCGAACAGGCTGGGGTGAAAGTAGTGCAGACTAGCCCTTTGCCCACAGGTTGGACAGGGAAAAACTGGGCACTCAAAACCGGATATGCAGCCTCATCTGGCGATATTCTCGTCTTTCTCGATGCCGACACTGAGCCAGGCGAGGAGCTGCTCCGCAGGCTGGTGGCAACTGTTCAACACTTAGGTGGTCTGGTCTCAGTTCAGCCCTATCACCGCACTGAACGCCCCTACGAACTGTTAGCGGTTCTGTTCAATCTCGTCGGCTTGATGGCCGTCAAACTGGGAGCAAGAGGTGGTGTGGCTTTTGGACCGGCTATGGCTACCAGCAAGGATGACTATGAGCGGGTCGGCGGCCACGACGCTGTGGCAGGATATGTTGTAGAAGACTGGTTCATGGCTCATATTTATGAGAGTGCGGGACTGCCAGTGAGTGCATACATTGGTCATGGCCAACTGGACTATCGGATGTACCCCGGCGGGCTGCGGGACTTGGTTGTTGGTTTCGACAAAAACTTTGCAACGGCAGCAGGGGAAGTCTCTTGGCTGCGGATGCTGGCAGTTGTGTTCTGGCTTTCAGGGCTGTTCTGGGCGGCTTGGTGTCTGCCCGCATCCCTATTCGGCTGGCCGATTGTCGGGAATTCATCCTTACTATATAACGTACTGCTTTATCTTGCCTTCGCCATACAGTTAGCCATAATTGTATGGCCAGTGGGTTCATTCGGAGCAATCGTCTTTTTCTTCCCCATTCCGGTTGCCTTCTTCATTGCAGTGTTCCTGCTGGCAATTCTGAATCTCGAACGTGGTCAAATCGAATGGAAAGGACGAAGGATAAGTACCCGATGGCAAGGTGAATGA
- a CDS encoding Thivi_2564 family membrane protein: MDLVQFMVVIIVVGVLLWLVNNYIPMDSKIKQILNIVVVIALVLWILKVFGLLSFLKGIRIGR, from the coding sequence ATGGATCTGGTACAGTTTATGGTAGTTATCATCGTGGTTGGGGTTCTATTGTGGCTCGTGAACAACTACATTCCGATGGACAGCAAGATCAAGCAAATCCTGAACATTGTGGTTGTCATCGCCCTCGTTTTGTGGATTCTTAAGGTGTTCGGATTGCTGAGTTTTCTCAAGGGAATTCGTATCGGTAGGTGA
- a CDS encoding helix-turn-helix domain-containing protein, translating to MICKIECRRELKRALAVKLALSGYAYRAIQEILGVTPGFIAKWKKEFISAGIEGIILKYKGSRPYLNAEEKQELIQWIINQSPWDIWEL from the coding sequence ATGATATGTAAAATAGAATGCCGACGAGAACTGAAAAGAGCCTTAGCGGTTAAGCTGGCTTTGTCGGGATACGCTTATAGAGCAATTCAAGAAATTCTTGGAGTGACCCCCGGATTCATTGCTAAATGGAAAAAGGAATTTATTTCAGCAGGAATTGAGGGGATTATCTTGAAGTATAAAGGTTCGAGACCCTATCTAAATGCCGAGGAAAAACAAGAATTAATTCAATGGATTATCAACCAGAGTCCCTGGGATATTTGGGAGCTATAA
- a CDS encoding winged helix-turn-helix domain-containing protein: protein MFKSRQSYYQLLKEARISWQKAEQVNPKKDAEEVKKKE from the coding sequence GTGTTTAAATCGAGACAGAGCTACTACCAATTGCTAAAAGAAGCGAGAATTAGCTGGCAAAAGGCGGAACAAGTAAACCCGAAAAAAGATGCAGAAGAGGTCAAAAAAAAAGAATGA
- a CDS encoding transposase, which produces MQKRSKKKNEEISQLLESKKEEIQSGKLVVYLLDECHLVWKDVLGYLWNFIKERLKEGKNPSELPERTLVKIENEKERKTYYGALNLVGKEFILAPYKAGKVENTVDFLKKLIQSNPGRKILIIWDGASYHSGEEMIKFLTEQNQGLCPEDWQITCHKFARYAPEENPVEAIWLQLKNFLRRFYWLAKNFRVVKRLFEFFAKFQLFNTNSPKSDYRSLIPLNPP; this is translated from the coding sequence ATGCAGAAGAGGTCAAAAAAAAAGAATGAAGAAATCAGTCAATTATTGGAGAGCAAAAAAGAGGAGATTCAGTCGGGAAAGCTAGTGGTGTATTTGCTTGATGAATGTCATCTGGTCTGGAAAGATGTTCTAGGCTATCTCTGGAACTTTATTAAAGAAAGACTAAAAGAAGGTAAAAATCCCTCAGAGTTACCCGAAAGAACTTTGGTGAAAATTGAGAATGAAAAAGAGAGAAAAACTTATTATGGAGCTTTAAATTTAGTGGGCAAAGAATTTATTTTAGCTCCCTACAAAGCTGGGAAGGTCGAGAATACAGTAGATTTCTTGAAAAAACTAATTCAAAGCAACCCTGGGCGAAAAATACTGATTATTTGGGATGGAGCTTCCTATCATTCGGGAGAAGAGATGATCAAATTTCTTACTGAACAAAATCAGGGTTTATGTCCAGAAGATTGGCAGATTACCTGTCATAAATTTGCTCGATACGCTCCGGAAGAAAATCCAGTAGAAGCAATTTGGCTACAGTTAAAAAATTTTTTGAGAAGATTTTATTGGTTGGCAAAAAATTTTCGAGTGGTTAAACGCTTGTTCGAGTTTTTTGCCAAATTTCAATTATTTAATACCAATTCTCCAAAGTCTGACTACAGAAGTTTAATCCCCCTAAATCCCCCTTAA
- a CDS encoding ATP-grasp domain-containing protein — protein MDLLEYQAKEIFAQVGIPILPSQPIHEPGGLKRLNIPYPIVLKSQVRTGGRGKAGGVRFVANTIDAIAAAHAIFHLPIAGEYPEVILAEARYNPQQEIFLAILLDYHLQRPVLLGASQGGMDVDSLLATMQKVVIEARFSPYLCRQLAVSMGLKGSLIESISQILEKMYSLFVSKDLDIIEINPLGINEAGEVMALDGKISVNDAALARHPDLLALTPPQLQSPWSIIDQTGQIAVISNGQGLMSTVWDALAGKGAKLAAWLILEERLELEQLNEQIEAGLQQFQLLADLKVVIVDIVSYPDFGQKAIETISNYYRSYSPLSPSRGSGERTIRATRQERQTLEPRSFPNPTLPQIIFRVLADSKAIDLSQSLADVNFHWLESLEEVVTAAIKLA, from the coding sequence ATGGATTTACTCGAATACCAAGCCAAGGAAATATTTGCTCAAGTAGGTATCCCCATTTTACCTTCCCAACCAATCCACGAACCGGGGGGACTAAAAAGATTAAACATTCCCTATCCTATCGTGCTGAAGTCCCAGGTACGCACGGGAGGCCGGGGAAAAGCAGGAGGAGTGAGATTTGTCGCTAATACCATTGATGCGATCGCTGCCGCCCATGCTATCTTTCATTTACCGATCGCCGGAGAATATCCAGAGGTAATCCTAGCAGAAGCCAGGTATAATCCGCAACAAGAGATATTTTTAGCCATTTTACTCGATTATCATCTGCAAAGACCAGTTTTACTGGGTGCGAGTCAAGGGGGGATGGATGTGGACAGTTTACTGGCAACCATGCAAAAAGTGGTCATTGAAGCGAGATTTTCCCCCTATCTCTGTCGGCAATTAGCCGTATCTATGGGTTTAAAAGGGTCTTTGATCGAGTCTATCAGTCAAATTCTCGAAAAAATGTATAGTCTCTTTGTCAGCAAAGATCTCGATATTATCGAGATTAATCCCTTGGGTATCAACGAAGCTGGGGAAGTGATGGCCTTAGATGGCAAAATAAGTGTTAATGATGCCGCTTTAGCTAGACATCCCGATCTGCTCGCTTTGACCCCCCCCCAATTACAATCCCCTTGGTCGATAATTGATCAAACTGGCCAAATAGCCGTGATCAGCAATGGCCAGGGTTTGATGTCCACTGTCTGGGATGCCTTGGCAGGCAAAGGGGCAAAACTGGCGGCATGGCTTATACTGGAGGAAAGACTAGAATTAGAGCAATTAAACGAGCAAATAGAGGCCGGTCTGCAACAATTCCAACTATTGGCCGATTTAAAAGTGGTTATCGTTGATATTGTCAGTTATCCCGACTTTGGCCAAAAAGCGATCGAGACTATTAGCAATTACTACCGCAGTTATAGCCCATTATCACCCAGCCGGGGCAGCGGCGAAAGAACGATCCGGGCCACCCGACAGGAAAGACAAACCTTGGAACCCCGATCTTTTCCCAATCCCACCCTACCACAAATAATTTTTCGCGTCCTAGCTGACAGCAAAGCGATCGATCTCAGTCAGAGTTTAGCTGATGTTAACTTTCATTGGTTAGAGTCTTTAGAAGAGGTGGTCACTGCGGCAATTAAATTAGCCTAG
- a CDS encoding GDP-L-fucose synthase family protein, protein MLNLSEQRIVVTGGAGFLGRQVVNQLIAAGANPEKITIPRSKDCDLRVWENCQRLADQEDLIIHLAAHVGGIGLNREKPAELFYDNLMMGTQLIHAAYLAGVQKFVCVGTICAYPKFTPVPFHEDDLWSGYPEETNAPYGIAKKALLVQLESYRLQYGFNGIYLLPVNLYGPEDNFDPGSSHVIPALIRKVYEAQQRGDKQLPVWGDGSPTREFLYSTDAAQGIVMASQFYNESEPVNLGTNYEISIKDLVELICDLMGFDGEIVWEIDKPNGQPRRCLDTTRAREKFGFVAQMEFKEGLRKTIEWYRQNAA, encoded by the coding sequence ATGCTCAATTTAAGCGAACAGAGAATCGTTGTCACCGGAGGGGCCGGATTTTTAGGTCGGCAAGTAGTTAATCAATTAATTGCAGCGGGGGCAAATCCCGAAAAAATTACAATTCCTCGGTCAAAGGATTGTGATTTAAGAGTTTGGGAAAACTGTCAACGTTTAGCCGACCAAGAAGATTTAATTATCCATTTGGCGGCCCATGTGGGGGGCATCGGTCTCAATCGGGAAAAACCCGCCGAATTATTCTATGATAATTTGATGATGGGAACCCAATTAATTCACGCTGCCTATCTAGCAGGAGTGCAAAAATTTGTCTGTGTAGGGACAATTTGTGCCTATCCAAAATTTACTCCAGTACCTTTCCATGAAGACGATTTATGGTCAGGATATCCCGAAGAAACCAATGCGCCATACGGTATCGCTAAAAAGGCTTTATTGGTACAATTAGAGTCCTATCGTTTGCAGTATGGTTTCAACGGAATTTATCTTCTACCAGTGAATTTATACGGGCCAGAGGATAATTTTGATCCGGGTAGTTCCCATGTAATTCCTGCTTTAATTCGCAAGGTTTATGAGGCACAACAACGGGGAGACAAACAACTTCCTGTCTGGGGAGATGGTAGTCCAACCCGGGAGTTTCTCTACTCCACCGATGCAGCGCAAGGCATTGTCATGGCCAGTCAATTCTATAATGAATCGGAGCCGGTTAATCTTGGTACAAATTATGAGATTTCTATCAAAGATTTAGTCGAATTAATCTGTGATTTAATGGGTTTTGATGGCGAAATTGTTTGGGAAATAGATAAACCAAATGGTCAACCGCGACGCTGTTTAGATACAACCCGCGCTAGGGAAAAATTCGGTTTTGTTGCCCAAATGGAATTTAAAGAAGGTTTGCGAAAAACCATTGAATGGTATCGGCAAAACGCCGCTTAG
- the gmd gene encoding GDP-mannose 4,6-dehydratase, with protein MTEAKRALITGITGQDGSYLSELLLEKGYQVHGIIRRTSTFNTDRIDHIYTDPHQPDTKLFLHYGDLTDGTTLRRILEQVQPVEVYNLGAQSHVRVSFDAPEYTVDAVGVGVLRLLEAIRDYQKRTGIEVRFYQAGSSEMFGKVMEVPQKETTPFYPRSPYACAKVYGHWQTINYRESYDLFACNGILFNHESPRRGETFVTRKITRALARIIAGQQKKLYLGNLDSKRDWGYAKDYVRAMWLMLQQEEPDDYVVATNETYSIREFLDISFQYVNLNWQDYVEFDERYLRPAEVDLLIGDSTKAREKLGWQPSVTFEGLVKLMVDADLAALGINLNNGGDSGQLLKDLAYLRNRSMTTVD; from the coding sequence ATGACTGAAGCTAAACGCGCCCTCATTACCGGCATCACCGGTCAAGATGGTTCCTATCTGAGCGAATTGTTACTAGAAAAAGGCTATCAAGTCCACGGTATCATCCGTCGTACTTCAACTTTTAACACCGATCGCATCGATCATATCTACACTGACCCCCACCAGCCCGATACTAAATTATTTCTTCATTATGGCGACCTCACCGACGGGACGACCCTGCGGCGTATTCTCGAACAAGTGCAACCGGTAGAAGTGTATAATTTAGGGGCCCAATCCCATGTGCGGGTTAGTTTTGATGCCCCAGAATACACCGTTGATGCTGTGGGGGTGGGAGTTTTAAGATTACTAGAAGCGATTCGGGATTACCAAAAAAGAACCGGCATCGAAGTGCGTTTCTATCAAGCAGGTTCCTCGGAAATGTTCGGGAAAGTCATGGAAGTTCCCCAAAAAGAAACCACGCCATTTTATCCCCGCAGTCCCTACGCTTGTGCGAAAGTTTATGGCCACTGGCAAACAATCAACTATCGGGAATCCTACGACTTATTTGCCTGTAACGGCATTTTATTTAACCATGAATCCCCCCGTCGTGGAGAAACTTTTGTCACGCGCAAAATTACCCGCGCTTTGGCCCGAATTATTGCTGGACAACAGAAAAAACTCTATTTAGGAAATCTCGATTCTAAAAGGGATTGGGGTTATGCTAAGGATTATGTGCGGGCGATGTGGTTAATGTTACAACAGGAAGAACCGGATGATTATGTAGTGGCGACAAATGAAACCTATTCTATCCGGGAGTTTCTCGATATTTCTTTCCAATACGTTAATTTAAATTGGCAGGATTATGTGGAGTTTGATGAACGTTATTTGCGTCCAGCGGAAGTGGATTTATTAATAGGAGATTCCACAAAAGCCAGGGAGAAATTAGGCTGGCAGCCGTCGGTGACGTTCGAGGGACTGGTAAAATTAATGGTAGATGCGGATTTAGCGGCTTTGGGGATTAATCTTAATAACGGTGGTGATAGCGGACAGTTATTAAAAGATTTGGCTTATCTTCGCAATCGTTCAATGACAACTGTGGATTAA
- a CDS encoding TIGR03792 family protein, translating into MVIEWLEFQVNPEAREKFIQKDQEIWTKFLAKQAGFLGKELWINPTIEEQLIIVVHWQTKEQWKAVPQNLLDDTEAKFSLAMGKDNYQLIKVKEFQVRKFRENCQNNLESMQPG; encoded by the coding sequence ATGGTTATTGAGTGGTTAGAATTTCAAGTTAACCCCGAAGCACGGGAAAAATTTATCCAAAAAGATCAAGAAATTTGGACAAAGTTTTTAGCAAAACAAGCGGGTTTTTTAGGTAAAGAACTTTGGATTAATCCCACCATCGAGGAACAATTAATTATCGTTGTCCATTGGCAAACGAAAGAACAGTGGAAAGCTGTCCCCCAAAATTTACTTGATGACACCGAGGCCAAATTTTCCCTAGCCATGGGAAAAGATAATTATCAATTAATCAAAGTCAAGGAATTTCAGGTCAGAAAATTTCGAGAAAATTGTCAGAACAATTTAGAATCTATGCAGCCTGGATAA